The following proteins are co-located in the Caldalkalibacillus uzonensis genome:
- a CDS encoding phosphotransferase — MNDTEIKSFKQSFFEGYGKTIKKLDVIRPHRVYVALTDSDCFVVKFLKDADTLNWQGKCIQQLLGKETKGVVPFLYNKYHSVVNTFDGQVYGVMPYIPGKTINLNQSSHIENSLKLLAHVHRQGGGIFGQQPAVPFHSKTYVKWRDRFLQFKRSVRDAAYQDEPYGGVKSLAHLINCLADEALDWAERVLDAFPQAYMLYLEEQAQWERQIAHQDMAPHNFLVIDDQFFYMIDYDRMSYAPPFLDLIHFISMVLPYVRWEYAALGHLLGHYEQYFPLEQEQKRYLPLLLIFPQDVFREWLGVWRREPGYHPGQVLHYFKELEHNWDRRRTFVQHCLAVLK, encoded by the coding sequence ATGAACGACACGGAGATCAAGAGTTTCAAACAATCCTTTTTTGAGGGATATGGAAAAACGATCAAGAAACTGGATGTGATTCGCCCTCACCGTGTGTATGTGGCCCTCACCGACTCAGATTGTTTTGTTGTTAAATTTCTTAAGGATGCAGACACTTTAAACTGGCAGGGTAAATGTATTCAGCAATTGTTGGGAAAGGAGACAAAGGGTGTTGTCCCTTTTCTTTATAATAAATATCATTCCGTTGTGAATACATTTGACGGACAGGTTTACGGTGTAATGCCCTATATTCCGGGCAAGACCATCAATCTTAATCAATCCTCTCACATTGAAAACAGTCTGAAGTTGCTCGCTCATGTTCACCGGCAGGGCGGGGGCATTTTTGGACAGCAGCCAGCCGTCCCCTTCCACTCCAAAACTTATGTCAAGTGGCGTGATCGGTTTCTCCAATTTAAGCGTTCTGTCCGGGACGCAGCGTACCAGGATGAACCATATGGGGGGGTGAAGAGTTTGGCCCACCTGATCAACTGTCTGGCCGATGAGGCCCTGGACTGGGCTGAACGGGTTCTGGATGCCTTTCCGCAAGCCTATATGCTGTACTTGGAGGAACAGGCCCAATGGGAGCGGCAAATTGCCCATCAAGATATGGCCCCCCACAATTTTCTGGTGATTGATGACCAGTTTTTTTATATGATTGATTATGACCGGATGTCCTATGCGCCTCCGTTTTTAGACCTGATTCATTTTATAAGTATGGTGCTGCCGTATGTCCGCTGGGAGTATGCTGCGCTTGGACACCTGCTTGGGCACTATGAACAATACTTTCCTCTGGAACAGGAACAAAAGCGTTATCTTCCCCTGTTGCTCATATTCCCCCAAGATGTATTCCGAGAATGGCTTGGGGTTTGGCGGCGGGAACCAGGTTACCATCCCGGGCAGGTGCTTCATTATTTTAAGGAGCTGGAACACAACTGGGACCGACGCAGAACATTTGTCCAACATTGTCTGGCTGTGCTAAAATGA
- the nadE gene encoding NAD(+) synthase: MDKKIQFTVEWLKALATNAGANGLLVGVSGGVDSALTAFLIKKAFPDHSLGVILPCDSHPQDREDALSVVKAANLKHVEIDLTPTFQTLSQTVQCQLENLGEWNKEQERLSLANLKARLRMSTLYLLAQNYNYLVVGTDNAAEWHLGYFTKYGDGGVDCVPLANLTKGEVRRWAAHVGVPERVINKAPSAGLWSGQTDEEEMGTTYDMVDRYLEGKDIPEKDRLIIERLHRRSEHKRHMPPKPPVFR; encoded by the coding sequence ATGGACAAAAAAATTCAATTTACCGTGGAGTGGTTAAAGGCACTGGCCACAAATGCAGGTGCGAACGGCCTCTTGGTGGGGGTAAGCGGCGGCGTTGACTCTGCTCTCACCGCTTTTTTGATTAAAAAAGCTTTTCCTGATCATTCGCTAGGGGTGATATTACCCTGTGACAGCCATCCTCAAGACCGGGAAGATGCATTAAGTGTGGTGAAAGCAGCCAATCTTAAACATGTAGAAATCGACCTGACGCCTACTTTTCAGACCCTGTCACAAACCGTTCAGTGTCAGCTGGAGAATCTAGGTGAGTGGAATAAGGAACAGGAGCGCTTAAGCCTGGCTAATTTGAAAGCCCGTTTGCGCATGAGCACTTTGTATCTTTTGGCCCAGAACTACAATTATCTGGTTGTGGGGACGGATAATGCGGCCGAATGGCACCTGGGCTACTTTACCAAATATGGTGACGGTGGTGTGGACTGTGTACCGCTGGCCAACTTAACCAAAGGGGAAGTGCGGCGCTGGGCTGCCCATGTAGGGGTACCGGAGCGTGTGATCAATAAAGCCCCCAGTGCAGGCTTGTGGTCAGGTCAGACCGATGAGGAAGAAATGGGTACCACCTATGATATGGTGGACCGTTACTTGGAAGGCAAGGATATTCCTGAGAAAGATCGCCTGATCATTGAGCGTCTGCATAGGCGCTCCGAACATAAACGGCATATGCCACCCAAACCACCCGTGTTCAGATGA
- a CDS encoding YhcN/YlaJ family sporulation lipoprotein — translation MKKLALGLTMAFTISAAVACAPADDTAYEGYRAPDRQEVRQDVRGFDANRQDMWGGFTRNRQFGRYDDTGMRGLRQYHRYGERGMFERYGDPMGPRDRTLGYDWMRGDLRLRDGENAGGIGGQTGIGRTDQFAQPDMRLAQRLTDRCQNIPGVRNAEVIVYEDDVIVGVQPEQGQNEEELESRVESALRDQVRGKEITCITDRDQFNRLGEINRGLRDGQPIGNFARDLGDMIQDVGRAVTEPFRR, via the coding sequence ATGAAAAAATTAGCTTTAGGCTTAACCATGGCCTTTACCATTTCAGCAGCTGTGGCCTGCGCACCAGCCGACGACACGGCTTATGAAGGATACCGTGCTCCAGACCGTCAAGAAGTGAGGCAAGATGTTCGCGGCTTTGATGCCAACCGGCAAGATATGTGGGGCGGTTTTACCCGTAACCGACAATTTGGCCGCTATGATGATACTGGCATGAGAGGATTGAGACAGTATCATCGCTATGGTGAGCGCGGCATGTTTGAGCGGTATGGCGATCCTATGGGGCCACGTGACCGTACCCTTGGCTATGATTGGATGAGGGGAGATCTCAGGCTGAGGGACGGTGAGAATGCAGGTGGGATTGGTGGGCAAACCGGGATAGGAAGGACCGATCAATTTGCTCAGCCTGATATGCGCTTAGCACAGCGTCTGACTGACCGTTGTCAAAATATTCCGGGTGTGCGCAATGCGGAAGTCATCGTGTATGAAGATGACGTCATTGTTGGTGTGCAGCCTGAACAAGGTCAAAATGAAGAAGAGCTTGAGTCCCGGGTTGAGTCTGCTTTAAGGGATCAGGTCAGAGGTAAAGAGATCACTTGCATCACCGATCGTGACCAATTTAACCGTTTGGGTGAAATTAATCGCGGTCTGCGTGATGGACAGCCTATTGGCAACTTTGCCCGCGATCTTGGTGACATGATTCAAGATGTCGGGCGTGCTGTCACTGAACCTTTCAGACGATAA
- a CDS encoding YebC/PmpR family DNA-binding transcriptional regulator, producing MAGHSKWKNIQHRKERQDAKRAKIFTKISKEIFAAVKSGGADPEQNTRLRMALQKAKQANMPSDNIQRTIKKATGDVEGVTYEEIVYEGYGPHGVAIMVDVLTDNRNRSAAEVRHLFSKYGGNLGESGCVAYLFERKGLLEINKQELPLEEDELMLVAIEAGAEDLRVEEDRYEVVTTPSDYETVKETLEKENIPLAEAQVTMLPATTVQLDDEQKEQVLKLIDALEDNDDVQNVYTNVDW from the coding sequence ATGGCTGGACATTCGAAATGGAAAAATATACAGCATCGCAAAGAAAGACAGGATGCCAAACGGGCTAAAATTTTTACCAAAATATCAAAAGAGATTTTTGCAGCGGTGAAAAGCGGGGGAGCGGATCCTGAGCAGAACACCCGCTTGCGCATGGCTTTGCAGAAGGCCAAACAAGCCAACATGCCCAGCGACAACATTCAGCGCACCATCAAAAAAGCGACAGGTGATGTTGAAGGGGTAACCTATGAGGAAATCGTGTATGAAGGCTACGGTCCTCATGGTGTAGCCATTATGGTGGATGTGTTGACGGACAACCGTAACCGCTCTGCAGCAGAAGTGCGCCATTTGTTCAGCAAATACGGCGGCAACCTGGGAGAAAGCGGGTGCGTCGCTTATTTGTTCGAGCGCAAAGGATTGCTTGAAATTAATAAACAGGAGTTACCACTGGAGGAAGATGAGCTCATGCTGGTGGCCATTGAGGCTGGTGCGGAAGATTTACGGGTAGAAGAAGACCGGTATGAAGTGGTGACGACCCCGAGTGATTATGAAACGGTCAAGGAGACCTTGGAGAAGGAAAACATTCCGCTGGCTGAGGCCCAGGTCACGATGCTGCCTGCCACAACCGTTCAGCTCGATGATGAGCAAAAAGAACAAGTGCTGAAGCTCATTGATGCTTTGGAAGACAATGATGATGTGCAAAACGTCTACACCAATGTAGACTGGTAG
- a CDS encoding BofC C-terminal domain-containing protein, whose translation MSIWRKLKKLLRSRKGLIALATILICLTVYAMMFTGADEESREVMSYEQGQLFFGLSKEGVLTLYQGPPEDNQVIETFFRIDTDLLKSELPEEKLRQLKTGIRINNAEDYETVIATFKPFAAEY comes from the coding sequence ATGTCCATCTGGAGAAAATTAAAGAAATTGTTACGCAGCAGAAAAGGCCTTATTGCTCTTGCCACCATTCTCATTTGTTTGACGGTCTATGCCATGATGTTTACTGGGGCGGATGAAGAAAGCCGGGAAGTGATGTCTTATGAACAGGGACAGCTCTTTTTCGGCTTGTCCAAAGAAGGCGTGTTAACCCTGTACCAAGGTCCTCCGGAAGATAACCAGGTGATTGAGACCTTTTTTCGCATTGATACCGACTTGTTGAAATCAGAACTTCCCGAAGAGAAACTTCGGCAATTAAAAACCGGTATCCGGATTAATAATGCTGAGGATTATGAAACGGTCATTGCCACCTTTAAACCGTTTGCTGCAGAGTATTAG
- the ruvC gene encoding crossover junction endodeoxyribonuclease RuvC has translation MIILGIDPGIAIVGFAVVQKDGRRLKPLQYGTLTTKPDLTTPARLRQIYRGMTTLLSEYKPDVLAIEKLFFNRNVTTAFTVGQARGVMLLAAEEAGVPVVEYTPLQVKQAVVGYGVAEKRQVQEMVKMLLGLSERPKPDDAADALAVAICHAHSVQLEGQLLRKGLRG, from the coding sequence TTGATTATTTTAGGAATTGACCCGGGGATTGCCATCGTGGGTTTTGCGGTTGTGCAAAAAGACGGCAGACGGCTTAAACCGCTGCAGTATGGCACACTGACAACCAAGCCGGACTTAACGACACCGGCCCGCCTGAGACAGATTTACCGCGGCATGACCACCCTCCTTAGTGAATACAAACCGGACGTGCTGGCCATTGAAAAGCTGTTTTTTAACCGCAATGTGACCACAGCATTTACAGTGGGACAGGCCAGGGGCGTGATGCTGTTGGCCGCTGAAGAGGCCGGTGTGCCGGTTGTGGAATACACGCCCCTGCAGGTCAAACAGGCCGTGGTGGGCTATGGGGTGGCCGAAAAGCGGCAGGTACAGGAAATGGTTAAAATGTTACTGGGGCTCAGTGAACGCCCTAAGCCTGATGATGCCGCTGATGCCTTGGCTGTGGCGATCTGCCATGCCCACTCAGTCCAGCTGGAGGGTCAACTGCTGCGGAAGGGGCTGAGGGGATGA
- the ruvA gene encoding Holliday junction branch migration protein RuvA, giving the protein MIDYIKGKLTHVDLRYVVVETGGIGYQVITGNPFQFRRQEGEEVLIYTYQYVREDVLALYGFGTRGERTLFAKLLGVSGVGPKAALAIVAAASPAQIILAIQNEDLSFLTKFPGIGKKTAQRMIVDLKDKVNELAEGGNIGGDALHNAHQVTAGHGPGEEAGENMVLQEALAALEALGYGEKEVKRILPELKQHIQSGATTEAVIKLGLKLLMR; this is encoded by the coding sequence ATGATCGACTATATTAAAGGCAAGTTGACTCATGTTGATCTTCGCTATGTGGTGGTGGAAACAGGGGGCATTGGTTATCAGGTGATTACTGGCAACCCCTTTCAATTTCGGCGGCAGGAAGGGGAAGAGGTGCTGATCTATACATACCAATATGTTCGTGAGGATGTGCTTGCCCTGTACGGTTTCGGGACACGAGGGGAGCGCACGCTGTTTGCCAAACTGTTGGGTGTGTCCGGGGTGGGTCCTAAGGCGGCGCTGGCCATTGTGGCAGCAGCGAGTCCGGCTCAAATTATTCTGGCCATTCAAAACGAAGATTTGTCCTTTTTAACCAAATTCCCGGGGATTGGCAAAAAAACGGCCCAGCGCATGATTGTGGATCTCAAAGATAAAGTGAATGAACTTGCTGAGGGCGGGAATATAGGAGGAGATGCCCTCCACAACGCCCACCAAGTGACCGCAGGACATGGGCCGGGAGAAGAAGCAGGCGAGAACATGGTCTTGCAGGAAGCACTGGCTGCCTTGGAGGCCTTGGGTTACGGAGAAAAGGAAGTGAAACGGATTCTTCCCGAATTGAAACAGCACATTCAATCCGGTGCAACCACGGAAGCGGTGATCAAGCTGGGCTTGAAATTGCTCATGCGTTAG
- the ruvB gene encoding Holliday junction branch migration DNA helicase RuvB: protein MEERIITSHMTEHDHEVEFSLRPRYLQEYIGQAQVKENLKVFIEAAKMRQEALDHVLLYGPPGLGKTTLCHIIANELGVKLYTTSGPAIERAGDLAAILTNLEQGDVLFIDEIHRLHRSVEEVLYPAMEDYCLDIMIGKGPSARSVRLDLPPFTLVGATTRAGQLSSPLRDRFGVVSRLQYYTVEELSLIITRAADLLQVEIRGEAAVEIARRSRGTPRIANRLLKRVRDFAQVIGDGMITEEVTHAALEKLQVDAYGLDHIDHQYLQAIIRHFRGGPVGVETIAAMIGEEVDTIEDVYEPYLMQIGFLQRTPRGRMVTPRAYEHFQLDPPER from the coding sequence ATGGAAGAGCGGATCATAACCTCCCACATGACTGAACATGACCACGAAGTCGAATTTAGTTTGCGTCCCCGGTATTTGCAAGAATACATCGGCCAGGCGCAAGTGAAGGAAAATTTAAAGGTGTTTATTGAAGCGGCCAAAATGCGCCAAGAAGCTTTGGATCACGTGCTGTTGTATGGGCCGCCTGGCTTGGGCAAAACAACACTGTGTCATATCATTGCCAACGAGTTAGGTGTGAAGCTGTATACCACATCAGGCCCAGCTATTGAGCGGGCCGGTGATTTGGCCGCGATTTTAACCAATCTGGAGCAAGGGGATGTGCTGTTTATTGATGAGATACACCGCTTGCACCGCAGTGTGGAAGAGGTTTTATACCCGGCCATGGAAGATTATTGCCTGGACATCATGATTGGCAAGGGACCCAGCGCCCGTTCGGTCAGACTTGATCTGCCGCCGTTTACTCTGGTGGGGGCCACCACAAGGGCTGGGCAACTCTCCTCTCCGCTCAGGGATCGTTTTGGCGTGGTCAGCCGCCTGCAATATTATACGGTTGAGGAATTAAGCTTGATTATTACCCGCGCCGCTGATTTGTTGCAGGTGGAGATCCGCGGAGAAGCAGCGGTGGAAATTGCCCGCCGTTCCCGGGGCACACCGCGTATTGCCAACCGTTTGTTAAAACGGGTGCGTGATTTTGCCCAGGTGATAGGTGATGGAATGATCACGGAAGAGGTCACCCATGCAGCACTGGAAAAATTGCAGGTAGATGCCTATGGTTTGGATCATATTGACCATCAGTACCTGCAAGCCATTATCCGCCATTTTAGAGGGGGACCGGTAGGCGTGGAAACCATTGCGGCCATGATTGGTGAAGAAGTAGACACGATAGAAGATGTGTATGAACCTTATCTGATGCAAATTGGTTTCTTGCAGCGCACCCCGCGGGGACGGATGGTGACCCCCCGCGCTTATGAGCACTTTCAGCTTGATCCCCCTGAACGATAG
- the queA gene encoding tRNA preQ1(34) S-adenosylmethionine ribosyltransferase-isomerase QueA, whose product MRVDEFDFELPEELIAQQPLADRSSSRLLHLDKQSGAVSHRRFVDIVHLLKAGDVLVLNDTKVLPARLFGVKENTGAKVEVLLLKQLEGDTWETLVKPAKRVKPGVTLNFGDGRLRATCTGSTDAGGRVLHFAYAGIFQELLAELGQMPLPPYIKAQLDDPDRYQTVYARHEGSAAAPTAGLHFTPAILQALKAKGVMLSYITLHVGLGTFRPVQVDEVEEHKMHAEFFQMSARTAQMLNQAQHEGRRIIAVGTTSVRTLETVARDYQGEFRACSGWTDIFIYPGFRFQAISGMLTNFHLPKSTLIMLVSAFAGNETIMRAYREAVQERYRFFSFGDAMLIV is encoded by the coding sequence ATGAGAGTGGATGAATTTGATTTTGAACTGCCTGAAGAATTAATCGCTCAACAACCATTGGCGGACCGTTCCAGCTCCCGGCTGCTCCACCTGGACAAGCAAAGCGGTGCTGTCTCTCACCGCCGCTTTGTTGATATCGTCCACCTTTTAAAGGCCGGGGATGTGTTGGTTCTGAACGATACCAAGGTGTTGCCTGCCCGGCTGTTTGGGGTGAAGGAAAACACCGGGGCCAAAGTGGAGGTCCTTTTGCTCAAACAGTTGGAAGGGGATACTTGGGAAACACTGGTCAAACCGGCCAAACGGGTTAAGCCCGGAGTCACTTTAAATTTCGGTGACGGACGGCTACGGGCAACATGCACAGGCAGCACAGATGCAGGAGGCCGTGTTTTGCACTTTGCCTACGCAGGCATCTTTCAGGAATTATTGGCTGAACTGGGCCAGATGCCCTTGCCCCCTTACATTAAAGCGCAATTGGATGATCCTGACCGCTACCAGACGGTGTATGCCCGCCATGAAGGCTCGGCAGCCGCACCTACTGCCGGCTTGCATTTTACCCCTGCCATTTTGCAGGCGTTAAAAGCTAAAGGGGTGATGCTCAGTTACATTACCTTGCATGTTGGTTTGGGCACCTTCCGTCCTGTTCAGGTGGACGAGGTCGAAGAGCATAAAATGCATGCCGAATTTTTTCAGATGTCGGCCCGCACGGCACAGATGCTGAATCAAGCCCAGCATGAGGGACGGCGCATTATCGCTGTCGGCACCACTTCTGTGCGCACCCTGGAAACGGTCGCCCGGGATTACCAGGGAGAATTCAGGGCTTGTTCAGGCTGGACCGATATTTTTATCTATCCCGGTTTTCGCTTTCAAGCCATTAGCGGCATGCTGACCAACTTCCATCTGCCCAAATCCACTTTGATTATGCTGGTCAGTGCCTTTGCTGGCAATGAGACCATCATGCGGGCCTACAGGGAGGCCGTACAGGAACGCTATCGTTTTTTCAGCTTTGGAGACGCCATGCTGATCGTGTAG
- the tgt gene encoding tRNA guanosine(34) transglycosylase Tgt: protein MAVTYELIKTCKQSGARLGRLYTPHGTIETPVFMPVGTLATVKTMSPEELKEMNAQIILSNTYHLYLRPGEDIVQEAGGLHAFMNWDRPILTDSGGFQVFSLSNLRQIEEEGVHFRNHISGEKLFISPEKATQIQNALGADIIMAFDECAPYPAGREYVKASLERTTRWAERCLKAHQRPDDQALFGIVQGGMYADLRAQSVKEITSLDFPGYAVGGLSVGEPKEVMNKVLEETTPLLPAGKPRYLMGVGSPDALIDGVIRGIDMFDCVLPTRIARNGTTMTSQGRLVVRNAQYARDFRPLDPQCDCYTCKNYTRAYIRHLIKCNETFGFRLTTYHNLYFLLQLMENIKQAIRNDSLLDFREQFFEQYGLNQPGARPF, encoded by the coding sequence ATGGCAGTAACATATGAACTGATTAAGACTTGTAAACAAAGCGGTGCACGTCTGGGACGCCTCTACACTCCGCACGGCACCATTGAAACCCCGGTGTTTATGCCGGTCGGGACTTTGGCCACGGTAAAAACCATGAGTCCTGAAGAGTTGAAAGAAATGAATGCCCAGATTATCCTCAGCAATACTTATCATTTGTATCTGCGTCCGGGGGAGGACATTGTGCAGGAAGCAGGGGGCTTGCATGCCTTTATGAACTGGGACAGGCCCATCTTGACCGACAGCGGCGGATTTCAGGTGTTCAGCCTGAGCAACTTGCGGCAGATTGAAGAAGAGGGCGTACATTTTCGCAATCACATCAGTGGGGAAAAACTGTTTATCTCGCCGGAAAAAGCGACACAGATTCAAAATGCGTTAGGGGCGGATATTATTATGGCTTTTGATGAGTGTGCCCCCTACCCGGCCGGACGGGAGTATGTCAAAGCTTCCCTGGAGAGGACTACCCGCTGGGCGGAACGCTGTCTCAAGGCCCATCAGCGTCCTGATGATCAAGCTTTGTTCGGGATTGTGCAAGGTGGCATGTATGCGGATTTGCGGGCCCAAAGTGTCAAAGAGATCACTTCTCTTGATTTTCCAGGGTATGCGGTGGGGGGTTTAAGCGTTGGGGAACCCAAAGAGGTGATGAACAAAGTACTGGAAGAAACCACACCCCTCTTGCCAGCTGGCAAACCCCGTTATCTGATGGGGGTTGGTTCACCTGATGCTTTGATCGATGGGGTGATCCGCGGTATCGACATGTTTGATTGTGTGTTGCCCACACGCATCGCCCGCAACGGGACAACGATGACCAGTCAGGGACGCCTGGTAGTGCGCAATGCCCAATATGCCCGAGATTTCCGGCCCCTGGACCCACAATGTGATTGCTACACTTGCAAAAACTATACCCGGGCCTATATCCGTCACCTGATCAAGTGCAATGAAACGTTTGGCTTCCGGCTGACCACATATCATAATCTTTACTTTTTACTGCAATTGATGGAAAATATTAAACAGGCGATCCGTAATGATTCTTTATTGGATTTCCGGGAACAGTTCTTTGAACAGTATGGGCTTAACCAGCCTGGAGCCCGTCCCTTTTAA
- the yajC gene encoding preprotein translocase subunit YajC, with product MEELMGFLLPLALMFAIFYFLLIRPQQKRQRERNQMLANLQKGDKVITIGGLHGTIVDLTEEKVTLKVADNVRLTFERSAVNAVVNDNN from the coding sequence ATGGAAGAATTGATGGGCTTTCTGTTGCCCTTAGCTTTAATGTTTGCCATTTTTTACTTTTTGCTGATCCGTCCTCAGCAGAAACGTCAGCGGGAACGCAACCAGATGCTGGCCAATTTGCAAAAGGGAGACAAGGTGATCACGATTGGCGGATTGCACGGCACTATTGTGGATCTGACAGAGGAAAAAGTGACTTTGAAAGTGGCCGACAATGTGCGTTTAACATTTGAACGGAGTGCGGTCAATGCTGTTGTCAACGATAACAACTAA
- a CDS encoding TIGR04086 family membrane protein, which yields MGKLSLRPVLMGLLFIIMILLSLSLIFSLVLHFTSVPETSLQWFLLPTTLITVLIGGLIAGYQSGRKGWYFGGLTGLGFIVLSWLFSFLGYDASVSLYTLMLYSGFLLIAMLGGIIGVNLSPQRR from the coding sequence ATGGGGAAACTTTCTCTGCGGCCTGTTCTAATGGGACTGTTGTTTATCATTATGATCCTGCTCAGTCTCAGCCTTATTTTCTCCCTTGTGCTGCATTTCACCTCTGTCCCGGAAACTTCACTGCAATGGTTTTTGCTGCCAACCACCTTAATCACCGTGCTGATTGGCGGACTGATTGCAGGGTATCAATCGGGGCGTAAAGGCTGGTATTTTGGAGGACTGACAGGACTCGGTTTTATTGTGCTATCCTGGCTGTTTTCCTTCCTGGGCTACGATGCGTCTGTCAGTCTGTATACCTTAATGCTGTACAGCGGATTTTTACTGATTGCCATGTTGGGAGGCATCATCGGCGTCAATCTTAGTCCACAAAGAAGGTAA
- a CDS encoding DUF421 domain-containing protein: MDLLALALRTLFVYFFILLIMRIMGKREIGKLSIFDLVVSIMIAELAVLAVERLDVPLFISLIPIVVLFLTQITLSYISLKSKTIRQIVDGKPSVLVENGQIREEEMKKQRYNLNDLLMQLRENNIQSLSQVEFAILEPSGKLTVIPREEDKYVTKKDLHLPVRKVERPLILIEDGEVNHDNLLKIGRTLLWLKQEIKKRTGTSALKDISFCSLDTDGVLYIDLKDKPKP; encoded by the coding sequence ATGGATTTGTTGGCACTGGCGCTGCGCACCCTGTTTGTCTATTTTTTCATCCTGCTGATCATGCGCATTATGGGGAAAAGAGAAATCGGCAAGCTGTCTATTTTTGACCTGGTGGTCTCCATTATGATTGCGGAGTTGGCTGTCCTGGCTGTTGAACGACTGGATGTTCCCTTGTTTATCAGCCTGATTCCCATTGTTGTTCTGTTTTTAACCCAGATCACCTTGTCTTACATCTCCTTAAAATCAAAAACCATCCGCCAAATCGTAGACGGCAAACCTTCAGTACTAGTGGAGAATGGCCAAATACGGGAAGAAGAGATGAAAAAGCAAAGGTATAACTTGAATGATTTGCTCATGCAGCTGCGTGAAAACAATATTCAATCCTTAAGCCAGGTGGAGTTTGCCATTCTGGAGCCTTCCGGAAAATTAACGGTGATCCCCCGCGAAGAAGATAAATATGTCACCAAAAAAGACCTCCATTTGCCAGTCAGAAAAGTGGAGCGGCCGCTCATTCTGATTGAAGATGGAGAAGTAAATCATGATAACCTGCTCAAGATTGGACGCACTCTGCTATGGTTAAAACAAGAGATCAAAAAGCGAACGGGTACCTCCGCCCTCAAAGACATCTCCTTCTGCAGCTTGGATACGGACGGTGTGTTGTACATCGATTTAAAAGATAAGCCTAAGCCTTAG